The sequence GCGGAAGAGTTCTTCATGTCGTAGGAAAAGGGAAGACATTAAAAGAGTCAAGGGAAGTTGCATATAGAAATATAGAGAAGATACATTTTGAAGGTATGAGGTATAGAAGTGATATAGGACTTGACAGTAATCAATGATTGAACAAGATAAAACCTATTCAGTTTTAATTAAATTTTCTTTAAAATTAAGTTTAAGAAGAGGGGGCTAATATGACATTTCGTGAGGCTATAAATTCAGGGAAATTTGTTGTTACAGCAGAGATAGGACCTCCAAAAGGAACAGATATCCATGAGATGCTTCATCACATTGAACTACTAAAGGGAAAGATAGATGCTGCTAATGTTACTGATAATCAGTCAGCAGTTATGAGAATCTGTTCAATGGCAGTATGCAAAATAGCTATTGAGCATGGCCTTGAGCCGATTTTTCAAATGACATGCCGTGACAGAAACAGAATAGGTCTTCAATCAGATCTTTTAGGAGCACATATTCTTGGAATCAAAAACGTGCTTTGTATGACTGGAGATCATGTGACAGCAGGAGATCATAAAAATGCGAAACCAGTGTATGATGTAGAATCTGTACAATTGCTCCAGATTGTTGACAGTTTAAACCATGGGAAAGATATGGCGGGAAATGATTTGAAGGGAGCCACAGACTTTTATCAGGGAGCTGTTGTAACTCCAGAAGCTACACCTCTTGAACCTCAACTCCTCAAGTTTGAAAAAAAGATAAACGCCGGTGCAAATTTCTTCCAGACACAGGCAATTTACGATATAGAGAGGTTTAAAGAGTTTATGAAATTTGCACGAAGATTTCCTGTGAAAATTCTGGCAGGTTTTGTTATTTTAAAAAGTGCTGGAATGGCAAGTTTTTTGAATAAAAATGTTCCAGGTATCAGAGTCCCTCAGGAGTTAATAGATGAACTCAAAGCAGCAGGAAAAGAGAAGGCTCTTGATGCTGGACTTAATATAGCTGCTCGACATATACGACAACTAAAAGAAGAAAATATATGTGATGGTGTTCATATAATGGCTATAGGGATGGAAGACAAAGTGCCGATTATTATGGAGAGAGCCGGTCTTTTATAGTAGAACAGGAGTAAAAATGATTAAACAGAGAAGAAGAAAGAAGGTCAAAGTCGATATTAGAAAATGGTATAGATATCACTTTTTTGGAACTGCAGAATTGATGATTCCAAAAGGGAATACC is a genomic window of Nitrospirota bacterium containing:
- a CDS encoding methylenetetrahydrofolate reductase translates to MTFREAINSGKFVVTAEIGPPKGTDIHEMLHHIELLKGKIDAANVTDNQSAVMRICSMAVCKIAIEHGLEPIFQMTCRDRNRIGLQSDLLGAHILGIKNVLCMTGDHVTAGDHKNAKPVYDVESVQLLQIVDSLNHGKDMAGNDLKGATDFYQGAVVTPEATPLEPQLLKFEKKINAGANFFQTQAIYDIERFKEFMKFARRFPVKILAGFVILKSAGMASFLNKNVPGIRVPQELIDELKAAGKEKALDAGLNIAARHIRQLKEENICDGVHIMAIGMEDKVPIIMERAGLL